Within the Miscanthus floridulus cultivar M001 chromosome 17, ASM1932011v1, whole genome shotgun sequence genome, the region ctcagagtatagacagcggaaagttgactccgatcttctggtgaagactccaaattcacagggacgactgactggttgaccacatgcctaactcctccaaaccagcgatctggtacccatccgggatttttatccaaagtatagaaaaataaagcaagcgtaagtacatgtcgtacttaacaattatatcatggggttcatgaggctcaaaaaggggtgacactggtttactacgattagcctttgtttagcataattttagcaattgattggcaacaagtttatccataagcccataagcacatgatcaggtaaatatgattaatgtatagcataaacaattaatcattagtaccattatccattagtgatcatctctattccataagggtccaaggccgctcgtgtccatgagcacggctgttataacagttttatactctgcagagtttgtacacgttcactgtgagttgtgatttactctttcgcccgaggtagctattctcttgacccacttccaaggaaggtcggcagggttcactatgaagcctttcaaagaattcgtctaacatgttagggctgccaggcgtatgtggcccatctctaggagtggcatgtgtgggcatcgcagcacggtacacacttcccagcagcaaaggaaacataccccgcgcctaaaaggtaaccactaacaagctagaaaagatcctcatactgagctaaagccagagccatatggccctcacagctgtactataagtcccggatgaccgcttacagataagtccttagggagaggaatctgaagcatataaacactccagccccctgattccatgttactaaaaagtcatgttttaatgtttattgcatataccattagtcaagttacaagatcatggttttgattaagcactagcaaaaactacccaatgcaaggtcccaaaggtatcaaggtacaagttatcaaatatctaggatatcctatttggcaacaaggtagacacatgcaatatgaattaagtgtttaaatgtgaataggtaacaaggatggtcccatgctgtacttgccttaacttgcttttcctccaaagcaatacgctcaaaagcctttagtatttcactttcaatcttctgcttccaattctcatcTTCTAGTCTTTagagaacagcttcttaatcaccacgtaaacctcaccgattgactgaaccatatatcaccacacaaacatctatacatggcatacaaataaaaatatatgagaacagtacatcaaccaataaaataagcaaaacggtatatcgctacgaacacacaaacgcaaaagacacgctatatgcgattcaacgaaaaagcgactatcgaagcaacggaaaataaaacctatccatttaacttattttaactgtagaaacacatgtaaatattctcattaatcaacttgattcattgtttaagaaagagcgtagtacaaaacctatattgactttatattttgaaaatgatgcaagtgatagtattaatacaattaactttttaattgccaaaacacatttgagtaacatgagaaccactaacgccactacGTCGAACACGCCAAAACAAAAGTAACGCGACAAGAACGGCTCGATGCTAGGGTTATGAGATGCAAGAGACACTAAGaaaggagctacggttaaaagaaaaccactatcaaaagatttatattatattatagaagaaacaactacgagcttgttttaggttagctaagaaaactatatgagcaatattgatttagattaatcacaacatatttagtttttaaagtcgagttaaagctaatcatgtattatttataaatgttatcacataattTATTAAACAAATTAAACTTTACCTTCGCAAAGGAATTAAGCATGTGACAACATCTACTCGTACTTATCACTTATGTATCTTGTTCGGCTAATCCAATTATATTCTAGAATTAACAATCAATCGTACTAACTTTTAGAtataaattatcaaagttaaGCATCTATATTGCTTTTTATTCTAAACTAGTgtgcaaatatactaatcaatttaatatttagctataaatggaaaaacatgtgacatgaaaaacattgcccctaacatataGTTCACGTCAGAACGAACCAAACGTAACTTAAACGGGGCTAAacggaattagaacttaaattgcttttaattaaaaagttattgaataatccttaatcaaattaatatttaacttataaatttctaaGATGTGAGATatgttaaacatcgctgctaacacgtatcacacactgcgatgaaactcgcgcaatcgaatcgaaataaAAAACCTAAACCGATTTTAATTAATcaacgattaattaattataggcacaattaatattttaataaaataaattcataaacatgttatatgaaaactaataactctactgcgtagatctccacgacacgaaactaacgcaactggaatgAACTGAAACGGAGTTAAAATGATTAAACGGCGGGGATTAAAAGCAGGATGGCAAAATCGTAATTAATCCCATCTTCTACCTTGGATATCTTCTTCCTGTCTGTCTACGTACGTGACCATTCTTTCTTTCTGTTTATGTACATGGCCATGGAAGCTGCTGCTTGCATGGAGAGCTCGGGGACGGCCGGCCAGCAGTGGTACGCGGTGGCCCAGGGAGACAAGGGGCAGGGCAGGGCCCACTCGGGCGGTGGCCGTCGGCCACTGCAGGCACGCTGCCTGCTCCCTGCACGCGGGAGCACATGTCCGGAGGAGCTGGGGGCCGGGGTGTGATCCGGCGGCGGCGTGCAGAGCCAGGGCGTGGGGTGGGGCCCTGTCGGGTGGCGGCGCACGGGGCCGGCTGCAGGCGCGGGATGGCCGGAGAACTCGAAGAAGAGGGCCGGCCATGGACGAGCTCGCTGGGAAATCGAAcggaaaaaggaaaacaaagggaaaacagtcaaacggtgatggattcgCGAAAAAGATGGCAAGACGGTGTAGaggacgacgagatctaccttgtggtggtggtggttgaggcCGGAACGCGACGGCTTGGCCGAAAAAGCTCGTCGaagagttcgccggaaacctagctgtgccaaacttcggcgtccgatctgcggggctacgagtggcggctcaaAAAACGGGTTGTACTTCTGGAATCCAcgcgtcgagggctacgccggtATATATATATACGCAGGGTTTGTCGATTTTGGAAAGTCGAGATATTTTAGtaattattgattttcggaattaaaataattacagaaaatcaggaattactatttaggctccgaaaaatatctctgagctccgaaaaattctataaaaattcctagggatagatatAAAGATAAGGAACACAAGCAAAGTAGTTTTAGCTCCCGAAAAGACTTTtagattgatcgaggaaaaagacaaggctccaaaaaataggaatttaatcccaaaaaaaAGGTCGAAAAGATTCCCGAAAAGAGAGACATCGTTCTAAcacgtcttaaaaccttttccaagccgttggattttgaaaacaaggcattttatctaacttttgtttttgcaagttttcaaattctttttaaatcactacttgaaagcaatattttaaagattgtgtaacatcctggcccagggcttaacaggattaataggatactcataccaataagttgcaacttctttttcggaagcccatctgcaaataactctgaggttaagcgtgcttggcctagagcgatgggtgactaatcgggaagttcttcccgggtgcgcacaagtgaggacaaagtgcgcagaaaagacctgtgttggtctgtgagggcagtctatatcctagagaagctgccagatgtaagcgggcccggccacggagaggcgggacgttacagaatggtatcagagccgactctcgcggtttcacgggcgcgtgtgtcgcagttgtgtaggcatggtgcgcatggctggtgtggatccggcgtggtcacacagcatggcacatgtgctggctctggacacacggacgtggccaagagaggacgctcctggcttgggattgatcgacgaggacgtcgatctcttaagggggtgaggatgtaacatcctggcccagggcttaacaggattaataggatactcataccaataagttgcaacttcttttccggaagcccatctgcaaataactctgaggttaagcgtgtttggcctagagcgatgggtgaccgatcgggaagttcttcctgggtgcgcacgagtgaggacaaagtgcgtagaaaagacctgtgttgatctgtgagggcagtctatatcctagagaagctgccagatgtaagcgggcccggcctcagagaggcgggacgttacagattgagatttgaatttattttccaaaccactcatcacaaaagtatcaatgcaacggcatccaaaccactcatcacaaagtaacaatgcaactgcatgtatgcacaaacatgttgctacccttatgttggatttaatttaaagaaagttttcttttacctatgtttttatgagcacaaaacaattaacagaaattattttactttttttagaaagtagttaattttagggtgttacacttgtaGATCCACCCTGCCACTATGGAGTTTCTTTATGTAGCAGGGGGTCTTCTCGTTGCCCATCCACCAACATGCCACCGCTCTACACACCACAAAGAAGGGTCGCCGCCTAGGGTAGAGCGCCGCCACTGCTACCGTCGCGCCTAGggcccctctccttcttccttttcggtgCGTCTGCCAAAGCCAAGGAGGGGAGGGGACCCATCCTTTTCCCACAGTTTCTAGTGTCTTAGTGTTGAGTCCAAATGATTTTTTTGGCAAAATAAGATGATTTTCAGTTGGGATCGTGTGTCCTGCGATGACTTCGGTGATTGCCACGATAAGATTGTCATTGTAGGCGTCAATTTCATCGGTAGACGGTCAATTTGTGGCCTTTATTTGTAAGGAGAGGGGTGCCTCTGGAAGACCCCTACGTGGACAGCGACTCTGGGTCATCGATGATCGCGGAGAGGAAGTCAAGATCTCATGGTGATGAATATGCATCCTAGGTCGTACCCGACGATGCAAGTGCCGACATTCTTTCAGCGATTTAGATGCATTTTAGACTAGTTTCGAAGCGTTTGGATCTTACGACATGTCCTATATTTTGGGGTTGGTCGTTGAATTTGGCATAAGGACTACACTTTGCTCCGGCGTTCGAGGGAAGTCATTGGAAAAGAAGACGATGGAAGAAACTAGatagaatattttttattttttatttagatTTTTTATGTGTAATTTGGGATGTACTGTGCCAAGATTTAATATAAGTCCCCCACCCTTCAGAAAAAAGCGCTTCCaacacttttttttttctcaggACGTTCTGACAAACTACAAGGGCAGCATGACCAATCTCTCAAGGCACTCAAGCTCTAAGGCCTAACTCTCGTAAGGATGATGTAATCTTTTATGCATGGATTATAGAAACACTTATTCTTACATGTGACAACGAGGTGACCCTGCGCGCAGATGCGCCATGGGAGACACCATGTAAAACAAATGGTTTTAAAGTTGAGAGGACGTAACAAATCGTTTTTTAAATGAGAAGGCAAAATCCGATGATCACGGAAAATTCGACATGCCTAAGAGCGTCACCAGGAGTTTGGAATGATTTAGTTTCTAAACTAATCGATTTAGCAAGTTAATAAAAGAAATAACAACCTTATATTTTATCCTTCTCCAACAGTTTTCTATTTTAACTTTCTAAAATTTAAAGTAGGGTTCACGTCTGATTTATTTTCGGATCGGTTTGGAGCTAATCCATGCACACTGCTGCCGCCCTTTCGTCCCTCTGTGTGAGTGCTCTGCTGGGCAGCGGCGACCATCATTTGGCACCGTAGACCTGCACCTGTTGCAACCACAAAGCTGCCTCAGCAAAGGCCATGCATCTTGCTGTTGCTCCATGCCACCGTTACGCATTCAACCATGGAACACAAGGCTGCAAGGGCGGAGGACAGGTACGTACCACGGCGTCGGAGCGGAAGGGCAGCGGCGGTCAGACCGATGGGTGGCGGCGAAATAGATCATGCCAACAATATATCTCACGACAAAACAAACTGTCGCGTGAGAAGTACTGTGAAAACAGGTTCACGGAGGAGCGATAGGGAGTTCTCTCGACTTCGGAAACCTGCGGGCTGAGAGATTTGACAACTTTTTATTTTGAAGGAACTTTTTTACCAAACTGTTGGAGAAGACTTTTTTCCTTTTTACTAAAAAATTAAGATAGGGAGTTGTTTTATCAaattcttggagatgctctaaagatAAGTATATTGCTACATGTCAACGGTCTCATATTTCGTCTCATGCACAACTACATAGTATTTTTTGCTTATGTGGAGGAAAGATAAAGGTGAAGAGAAAGAGGTCATAAGCTAAGATTTAGGACTAtgagatactccctccgtccacaaaatAACTCAACTACGGGTTGCGTGCCAATAAAAATTATTCACGTTTGACTAAATTTCTAGTGAATATTATTCATATTTATGGCtcaaaaataatttattataaaaatatattttgtaattaatctaatgatatttatttaatattataaatattgatacttttttatCTCTAATTGATCGAACTAAGATACTAAACTAtgacactgtgctagaattgcattctttcctgGATGGAGAGAGTAACTATTATACCATTGTATGAGTTCTTGTTACCACGTGACTCATAAGTTTATTTTTATTCTATACATATATTAAGGAATTTTGAGTTTCAATAAAACCACTTAAAAAAccattatatatattatatattaagtCGTCTTAAAATTACCTGATATAATGCATGAGACCAGATACAACACCAAGCCCTCGTTGACTTGTGGGGCCCAGAGGTGGTGTCCAACGTGTACTTCGTCACCCCACCTCACGTGGATCTCATAGCGTCGGCCGTCGAGGCATTGACCCCTCCACCAAGCCACAAAGAATCCATCGCCTCCGTCCTCTCCAACATCCGAAGAAACCACCCTAAATTGAGCACCCGCCTGTACGAATCTCCGCGCGCCATGGCCTCATCCCGGAACCCCGATGCACTGGCGGCGCCGGCGCTGACTCCGGCGCCCGCGGCGGTGGCGCTGGAGGCGCAGGCCCAAAACCCTAGCATTGCTCCCGGCGACCCACCGTCGCCGGAGATGGAGACCACGGCGGAGGCGCTCACGCGGGAGGATGTCCTCCGGCGGCGCCGACGCCGCGTGGCCCGGCTAGCCGGTGTGTACCGCCGGCTCTACTGGGCCATGGCTGAGGAGGTGCGCGCGCGGCACCGGCAGTACGTCTGGGACCTCGCCCGGAGCCCACTGGAGGCAGAGCAGCCGCCAGCCCCTCCAGGGGGGCCCATCCCGGCGGCCGGAGAGCCGCCGAGGCCGGCGCCGGTGCCGAGGAGAAAGAAGTGCGGGTTCACAGGGTGCAAGGTGCGGGCCATGGCCGCGACCCGCTTCTGCCACTCCCACATCCTCTCCGATCCCAAACAGCTGCTGTACAAGCCCTGCGCGTACATCACCAAGAGGTTCGTCTCTTCTCCCTACACTACACGTGATTTGGAAGAAGGAAGCCGTGGACCTTGGTCTGATTAGGGTTTACCGATTCCGTCGCCTTACTAGTCTGGATCTGGCCAGCTAGTCATTCAGGTTTAGTGTTTCTGAAAGGGGATGCAACCTCTATATCTCAGTTGTGGGTTGGATTGCCATGCTTCTCTGGAGAAATCTTTGAGATGACCCCCATTAGTGCGTTTTTGTATGTCAATGACTGATTGAAACAGATGGAGTCATTAAAGACGATACTGTATTTGTGGTGATTTATGTGTCATTTTGTGATTTTATTTTGAGGGAAAGTGGTTTTTGAATTTTGATTCAATAGTGCTAAATAGGATATGTAGGCTCCAGATCGGTTGCTCTATATGGATACTCTGTCGCTCCCATTATCTGTTCATTGTTGCGTAGACAAGTGTTTTCAATCTAGGTGTTGCCTAAATTTGTTCAAATTTTGAGCATAAATTTGTGTGCTTGTCTTTTCAGTTCTAGCTTTCCGCTTATGGATAGCTGATGTCTCATTTCATAGAATTGTCCCAGTGAACTATAGGAACCTTGCTTTTGATAGCAAGCTATTTTATGATTTAGCAGAGTTGGATCGATCAGTTTCAGCAAATAATGAAATGACATAAGCAAATAATGTATATGGTTATTTTTCTTTGTCTAAGTGAGCTGATATATGTTTTGCTAATGAAATATGACTTCCTATCATCATCATCGGGTTCCATCTAAACAGGTTGTGATTTTGAGTAAGCACCTCAAATTGGACGTGCTTTAATTTCTGTGGTTGTCTACTTCATTCAGATTTTGCTGTTTGCAGATTTTGATTTGTATCACTTAACCTAATTAGAATTTGAAAGCTCTGTTtcaaaggcgtcgcctaggcgtccaggtGGACCCAGCTTGCCTGGGGTCTTGTTATGCCTTTCTGCTTGATTCATAGTTGGATTTTTTTTACTTAACCACCAATAGCATAGTAATTCTTTGATATAAATTACTAATTCATACAGTTTTCTTCCCCTTAATTGATTTTAGCATGAATGTTCTA harbors:
- the LOC136517815 gene encoding uncharacterized protein, giving the protein MASSRNPDALAAPALTPAPAAVALEAQAQNPSIAPGDPPSPEMETTAEALTREDVLRRRRRRVARLAGVYRRLYWAMAEEVRARHRQYVWDLARSPLEAEQPPAPPGGPIPAAGEPPRPAPVPRRKKCGFTGCKVRAMAATRFCHSHILSDPKQLLYKPCAYITKSGLQGGLVTCGRPIIKSAAPSLCNIHLQRCQKSIAQAYRKVGFNPPLTGKVTPKFSVLVAECVRQIQDKRRKSLKPTAR